In the Juglans microcarpa x Juglans regia isolate MS1-56 chromosome 6D, Jm3101_v1.0, whole genome shotgun sequence genome, one interval contains:
- the LOC121234037 gene encoding 3-oxoacyl-[acyl-carrier-protein] synthase I, chloroplastic-like, protein MAGIAGTCSSGVLLRARESGGNGASLVQYSGLRPGNSMQTAQIRQRSSWFISTPAPKCRTIKSMASTVSAPKRETDPKKRVVITGMGLVSVFGSDIDAFYNKLLEGESGINLIDRFDASKFSVRFAGQIREFSSKGYIDGKNDRRLDDSWRYCLVSGKRALEDANLGTEVLEKMDRTKIGVLVGSGMGGLTAFSAGVEALIQKGYKKITPFFIPYSITNMGSALLAIDTGLMGPNYSISTACATANYCFFSAANHIRRGEADIMVAGGTEAAVIPTGVGGFIACRALSQRNDAPHKASRPWDKDRDGFVMGEGAGVLIMESLESAMKRGAKIYAEYLGGAITCDAHHMTDPRSDGLGVSSCITKSLQDAGVSPEEVNYVNAHATSTLAGDLAEVSAIKKVFKDTSEIKMNGTKSMIGHGLGAAGGLEAIATIKAIRTGWVHPTINQDNLEPAVTIDTVPNMKKKHEVNVAISNSFGFGGHNSVVVFAPFTP, encoded by the exons atggcaggCATTGCTGGTACTTGTTCTTCAGGGGTGCTGCTCAGAGCTAGGGAATCAGGAGGTAATGGAGCTTCTCTTGTTCAATACAGTGGGCTCAGACCTGGAAATAGTATGCAGACTGCTCAAATTAGGCAGAGATCAAGTTGGTTCATTTCTACTCCGG CTCCAAAATGCAGAACAATCAAGTCCATGGCTTCAACAGTTTCAGCTCCCAAACGAGAAACAGATCCTAAAAAACGTGTTGTCATAACAGGAATGGGCCTTGTGTCGGTTTTTGGCAGTGACATTGATGCATTCTATAACAAACTTCTGGAGGGAGAGAGTGGGATTAACCTAATTGACAGGTTTGATGCTTCAAAATTCTCCGTCCGGTTTGCAGGTCAGATTCGTGAATTTTCTTCCAAAGGCTATATTGATGGGAAGAACGATCGCCGGCTTGATGATTCCTGGCGGTACTGTTTAGTTTCTGGCAAGAGGGCCCTTGAAGATGCCAACCTTGGAACTGAAGTTCTTGAAAAA ATGGACAGAACAAAAATTGGAGTCCTAGTGGGATCAGGCATGGGAGGCTTAACAGCTTTCTCCGCTGGAGTGGAAGCTCTAATCCAAAAGGGATATAAGAAGATCACACCATTTTTCATTCCGTATTCCATCACCAACATGGGGTCAGCATTGCTGGCTATAGACACTGGTTTGATGGGACCTAATTACTCCATTTCAACTGCTTGTGCAACTGCAAATTACTGCTTCTTTTCAGCTGCGAATCACATTAGAAGAGGTGAGGCAGATATCATGGTAGCTGGCGGGACCGAGGCTGCTGTCATTCCTACTGGGGTTGGTGGGTTCATAGCTTGCCGGGCTTTGTCTCAGAGGAATGATGCACCCCATAAAGCTTCCAGACCATGGGACAAGGATCGTGATGGTTTTGTTATGGGAGAAGGAGCTGGAGTTCTG ATTATGGAGAGCTTGGAGAGCGCAATGAAAAGAGGAGCAAAAATATATGCGGAGTATTTGGGAGGTGCTATAACATGTGATGCTCATCACATGACTGATCCTAGGTCAGATGGCCTTGGAGTTTCATCTTGCATAACGAAAAGTTTACAAGATGCTGGAGTTTCCCCTGAAGAG GTGAACTATGTGAATGCTCATGCAACATCTACACTAGCAGGGGACTTGGCTGAGGTTAGTGCCATCAAGAAGGTCTTCAAGGACACGTCGGAGATAAAGATGAATGGGACTAAG TCAATGATTGGACATGGCCTTGGTGCTGCCGGTGGATTAGAGGCTATCGCAACTATAAAAGCCATCAGAACTGGCTGGGTGCATCCAACTATTAACCAAGAT AACTTGGAGCCTGCTGTCACAATTGATACCGTCCCAAACATGAAGAAAAAGCACGAAGTTAATGTTG CTATCTCCAACTCATTTGGCTTTGGCGGGCACAACTCGGTGGTTGTCTTTGCCCCCTTCACACCCTGA
- the LOC121234038 gene encoding DCD domain-containing protein NRP-B-like: MENNQQSFWQFSDQLRVQTSNLANLSVNDSIWSSNLGAKRPEERKNFDVRVGGEVNSLSNLNSNGSDFNGFNDGWNSLKPKGSDFNGFNDAWSNLKPKGSDFNGVNDGWSSLKAKGSDFNGFNDGWSNLKAKGSDFNGFNDGWSNLKPKESDFNGFNDGWSNLKPKESDFNGFNDGWNSFKPKMTDFNGFNEGWKTGAISTGNGPVFGGSQKSAGINGGFTKGIYSKPGNHIYNNNNINVKGHKNGGKGEDDHGGKAGKKNSNGNKKNNGENNNDGKSAVDKRFKTLPPSESLPRHETVGGYIFVCNNDTMQENLKRQLFGLPPRYRDSVRAITPGLPLFLYNYSTHQLHGIFEAAGFGGTNIDPTAWEDKKCPGESRFPAQVQVLTRKVCEPLEEDSFRPILHHYDGPKFRLELSIPEALSLLDIFADQNA; the protein is encoded by the exons ATGGAGAATAACCAGCAATCTTTTTGGCAATTCAGTGATCAGCTTCGGGTACAGACCTCGAATTTGGCGAATCTCTCGGTGAACGATTCCATTTGGAGCTCTAATCTCGGCGCGAAGAGGCCTGAGGAAAGGAAGAACTTTGATGTAAGGGTTGGTGGAGAGGTTAACTCTCTGAGCAACTTGAATTCGAACGGGTCTGACTTTAATGGGTTCAATGATGGGTGGAACAGTCTCAAGCCTAAGGGATCTGATTTCAATGGATTCAATGATGCGTGGAGCAATCTGAAGCCAAAGGGGTCCGATTTCAATGGAGTCAATGATGGGTGGAGTAGTCTGAAGGCGAAGGGGTCCGATTTCAATGGATTCAATGATGGGTGGAGCAATCTGAAGGCGAAGGGGTCCGATTTCAATGGATTCAATGATGGGTGGAGCAATCTGAAGCCGAAGGAGTCTGATTTCAATGGGTTCAATGATGGGTGGAGCAATCTGAAGCCGAAGGAGTCTGATTTCAATGGGTTCAATGATGGGTGGAACAGTTTCAAGCCAAAGATGACTGATTTTAATGGGTTTAATGAAGGGTGGAAAACGGGGGCTATCAGCACTGGAAATGGTCCAGTTTTTGGTGGATCTCAAAAGAGTGCTGGGATTAATGGTGGGTTCACCAAGGGTATTTATTCTAAGCCTGGGAATCATATTtataacaacaataatattaacgTGAAGGGGCACAAGAATGGTGGTAAGGGTGAGGATGATCATGGAGGAAAAGCTGGGAAGAAGAATAGTAATGGTAACAAGAAGAATAATggtgaaaataataatgatggtAAGAGTGCTGTGGACAAGAGGTTCAAGACACTTCCACCATCCGAGTCTCTGCCAAGGCACGAAACCGTTGGCGGGTATATCTTTGTCTGCAACAACGATACTATGCAAGAGAATCTCAAAAGACAGCTCTTTG GTCTTCCTCCACGTTACCGAGATTCAGTTCGGGCTATAACTCCGGGCTTGCCACTCTTCCTTTACAACTACTCCACTCACCAACTCCATGGAATTTTCGAG GCTGCAGGCTTTGGAGGAACAAACATAGATCCAACGGCTTGGGAGGACAAAAAGTGCCCTGGTGAATCGCGCTTCCCTGCTCAG GTTCAAGTTCTTACAAGGAAAGTCTGCGAGCCATTAGAGGAGGACTCCTTCAGGCCAATTCTTCACCATTATGATGGCCCTAAATTCCGCCTCGAACTCAGCATTCCAgaggctctctctctcctggATATATTTGCAGACCAAAACGCTTGA
- the LOC121235515 gene encoding uncharacterized mitochondrial protein AtMg00810-like, which yields MEAKIDALEFNKTWVITDLSHGKTPIDYKYVYKTKYNPNVRTILALVAVKGWHLHQFDVNNDFLNGELQEEIYMTRSSGYQKGNLGQFGSTQSNADYSLFTCLNGSNFTALLVYVNDIVVASNSLDSISSLKTFLNHHFKIKDLGQLRYFLSIEVAKSPTGIHICQRKYTLDILADAGHLASKPYKIPMDQNHRVSKTTGSPLSDPTPYRQLIGRLLYLTLTRPNINYLTQVLNQFMDAPTNVHLAVAHKILRYLKTAPGQGIFLFSTSFIHLKGYCDSDWASCPDTRKSVTDYYAFMGNSLISWCSKKQTMVSRSFAKAEYRAMTSLCTEFT from the exons ATGGAAGCTAAAATTGATGCATTAGAATTCAATAAAACCTGGGTTATCACTGACCTGTCCCATGGTAAAACTCCAATTGACTACAAGTATGTCTACAAAACCAAGTACAACCCCAATG TAAGAACCATCCTTGCCTTAGTTGCTGTTAAAGGTTGGCACCTCCACCAATTTGATGTCAACAATGattttctcaatggagaactccAAGAAGAGATTTATATGACAAGATCTTCCGGCTATCAAAAGGGTAACCTTGGACAA TTTGGCTCCACGCAATCAAATGCTGATTATAGCCTCTTTACTTGTCTCAATGGTTCAAATTTCACAGCTTTGCTTGTTTATGTAAATGACATAGTGGTTGCAAGCAACTCACTTGATTCTATTTCTTCCTTAAAAACCTTCTTGAATCatcatttcaaaattaaagaCCTCGGTCAATTGAGATACTTTCTAAGCATCGAAGTTGCCAAGTCCCCTACTGGCATCCACATATGCCAAAGAAAGTATACACTTGATATACTTGCTGATGCAGGTCACTTAGCTTCTAAGCCCTACAAAATTCCCATGGATCAAAATCATCGAGTAAGCAAAACCACTGGTTCCCCCTTATCTGACCCAACCCCATACAGACAACTCATTGGCAGGCTTCTCTATCTTACTTTAACCAGACCAAACATCAATTATCTTACTCAAGTTCTCAACCAATTCATGGATGCACCTACCAATGTTCACCTTGCAGTAGCTCATAAAATTCTAAGGTACCTTAAAACTGCTCCTGGCCAAggtatttttctgttttctacttcattcattcatttaaaaGGGTATTGTGACTCAGACTGGGCATCATGCCCTGACACTAGAAAATCTGTTACTGATTACTATGCTTTCATGGGCAATTCTCTCATTTCATGGTGCTCAAAGAAACAAACCATGGTCTCAAGATCCTTTGCTAAAGCAGAGTATCGTGCTATGACTTCCCTATGCACTGAATTCACTTAG